Proteins encoded in a region of the Rhizobium sp. CC-YZS058 genome:
- a CDS encoding SDR family NAD(P)-dependent oxidoreductase, with protein sequence MLLKGRTAVISGAASRRGIGRATAELFAEHGARVAIFDLDAAAARDAAATLAPVEQGDHIGIRCDVADRQSCVAAAEEAAHAFGAINILINNAGITQPVKTLDISSADWERIVGVNMTGVLYLSQAIIPNMRQHGGGSIACMSSVSAQRGGGIFGGPHYSAAKAGVLGLAKAMAREFGPEGIRVNSVTPGLIQTDITGDKLTPEMRTDILKGIPLSRLGEARDVANIYLFLASDLSAYVTGAVMDVNGGMLIH encoded by the coding sequence ATGCTTCTGAAGGGTAGAACCGCCGTGATCTCCGGCGCAGCGAGCAGGCGTGGAATTGGCCGGGCTACGGCGGAGCTTTTCGCGGAGCACGGCGCGCGCGTCGCCATCTTCGACCTCGATGCAGCCGCTGCACGGGATGCGGCAGCTACGCTCGCACCAGTCGAGCAAGGCGATCATATCGGGATCCGCTGCGACGTAGCGGATCGCCAATCGTGTGTCGCCGCGGCCGAAGAGGCGGCCCACGCCTTCGGCGCGATCAACATCCTCATCAACAACGCTGGCATCACGCAGCCCGTGAAAACGCTGGACATCTCTTCAGCGGATTGGGAGCGCATCGTCGGAGTCAATATGACCGGCGTGCTCTATCTCAGCCAGGCGATCATTCCGAATATGCGTCAGCATGGCGGAGGCTCGATCGCCTGCATGTCGTCCGTCTCCGCGCAGCGCGGCGGTGGCATTTTCGGTGGGCCGCACTACTCTGCCGCCAAGGCCGGCGTGCTCGGTCTTGCCAAGGCGATGGCGCGCGAATTCGGCCCCGAAGGCATCCGCGTGAATTCGGTGACGCCGGGGCTCATCCAGACGGATATCACCGGCGACAAGCTCACCCCCGAAATGCGCACCGACATCCTGAAGGGGATCCCCCTAAGCCGTCTGGGGGAAGCGCGTGATGTCGCCAACATCTATCTTTTCCTAGCCTCGGATCTGTCGGCTTACGTGACCGGTGCCGTGATGGACGTGAACGGCGGAATGCTCATCCATTGA
- a CDS encoding transketolase, protein MSSIGHNISLHERARRIRRHALRMGEVQGQGYIAQALGIADVLAVSYFHATAYRPDDPEWEERDRFLLSIGHYAIALYAALIEAKIVPEDELESYGTDDSRLPMSGMAAYTPGMEITGGSLGHGLGIAVGMCLGLKRKRSSSFIYTLFSDGELDEGSTWEAAMSAGSHKLDNLIGIVDVNQMQADGPSLGVMNFEPLAPKFEAFGWYTQRVDGNDIDALVVAFDKARRHGGPVPRVIICDTKMAKGVPFLEARERNHFLRVEPGEWTEALKIIDERVAP, encoded by the coding sequence ATGAGCTCTATCGGTCACAACATCAGCCTGCACGAGCGCGCGCGACGCATTCGCCGCCATGCCCTGCGAATGGGCGAGGTCCAGGGGCAGGGCTATATCGCCCAGGCGCTCGGTATCGCCGATGTGCTGGCTGTCTCCTATTTCCACGCCACGGCCTATCGGCCGGACGACCCGGAATGGGAAGAACGAGACCGCTTTCTCCTGTCGATCGGCCACTATGCAATTGCGCTCTATGCCGCGTTGATCGAGGCGAAGATCGTGCCGGAGGATGAGCTTGAGTCCTACGGCACGGATGACAGCCGCTTGCCGATGTCGGGTATGGCCGCCTACACGCCGGGCATGGAAATCACCGGCGGCTCGCTGGGTCACGGTCTTGGCATAGCCGTGGGGATGTGCCTGGGCCTCAAGCGCAAGCGTTCTTCTTCCTTCATCTATACTCTTTTCTCCGACGGTGAGCTCGACGAAGGATCGACTTGGGAGGCTGCTATGTCGGCCGGTTCCCACAAGCTCGACAACCTCATCGGTATCGTGGACGTCAACCAGATGCAGGCAGATGGTCCGTCGCTCGGCGTCATGAACTTCGAGCCGCTCGCTCCAAAGTTCGAAGCTTTCGGCTGGTACACACAACGTGTCGACGGCAACGATATCGACGCGCTGGTAGTTGCTTTCGACAAGGCGCGACGTCACGGGGGCCCGGTGCCGCGCGTGATCATCTGCGACACGAAGATGGCTAAGGGAGTGCCTTTTCTGGAAGCGCGGGAGCGCAACCATTTCCTACGCGTCGAGCCTGGCGAATGGACCGAGGCTCTCAAGATCATCGACGAGAGGGTCGCTCCATGA
- a CDS encoding transketolase family protein yields the protein MRRSKYVRPDFLSAPAGERPRLTTSAMIASIAGPDQPTRAAPFGHALAALARNDDRIVGMSADLAKYTDLHVFRAAHPDRFYQMGMAEQLLMMSAAGMAREGFQPWVTTYAVFASRRAYDFICLAIAEEELDVKIVCALPGLTTGYGPSHQATEDLAILRGMPNLTIIDPCDALDIEQAIPQIAAHRGPVYMRLLRGNVPLVLEEYGYSFTLGKAKRIRDGRDALIISSGIMTMRVLEAAKLLQRDGVDAAVLHVPTIKPLDEETILSECGKQNRLVVVAENHTLVGGLGEAVAATLMRSAVRPSAFRQIALPDAFLEAGALPTLHERYGLSTERVVASLKAWLDE from the coding sequence ATGAGACGCTCGAAATATGTCCGCCCGGACTTTCTGTCTGCGCCCGCCGGTGAAAGGCCGCGCCTGACCACGTCGGCCATGATTGCTTCGATCGCCGGTCCCGATCAGCCGACGCGGGCCGCACCGTTCGGCCATGCACTGGCCGCGCTGGCGCGTAATGATGATCGCATCGTAGGCATGTCCGCGGACCTCGCAAAGTACACGGACCTTCATGTCTTCCGCGCCGCTCATCCTGACCGCTTTTACCAAATGGGAATGGCGGAGCAGCTTTTGATGATGTCGGCCGCTGGCATGGCGAGGGAAGGGTTCCAGCCATGGGTGACCACCTATGCGGTGTTCGCCTCCCGGCGCGCCTACGACTTCATCTGCCTCGCAATCGCCGAGGAGGAGCTGGACGTGAAGATCGTCTGCGCCCTGCCGGGTCTGACCACCGGCTACGGCCCAAGCCATCAGGCGACCGAGGACTTGGCAATTCTTCGCGGCATGCCGAACCTGACGATCATCGATCCGTGCGACGCGCTCGACATAGAGCAGGCGATTCCGCAGATCGCGGCGCACAGGGGTCCGGTCTACATGCGCCTGTTACGTGGCAACGTGCCGCTCGTCCTCGAAGAATACGGCTACAGCTTCACGCTCGGAAAGGCGAAGCGCATCCGCGACGGGCGCGATGCACTCATCATATCGTCCGGTATCATGACCATGCGAGTTCTGGAGGCGGCAAAGCTGTTGCAGCGCGACGGCGTGGACGCAGCCGTGCTTCACGTGCCGACGATCAAGCCTCTCGATGAGGAAACAATCCTCTCAGAATGCGGGAAGCAGAACCGGCTAGTTGTCGTTGCGGAAAACCATACGCTTGTCGGCGGTCTTGGCGAGGCGGTGGCGGCGACGCTCATGCGCTCGGCCGTCCGACCTTCAGCCTTTCGCCAGATCGCGCTGCCCGATGCCTTCCTGGAGGCCGGGGCTTTGCCGACGCTTCACGAGCGATATGGACTTTCCACGGAACGCGTCGTCGCTTCGCTGAAAGCATGGCTTGATGAGTAA
- a CDS encoding sugar ABC transporter ATP-binding protein, whose amino-acid sequence METNEIILAARGLTKTYGATSVLKGVDFSVRRGEIHALLGGNGAGKSTLIRIITGTAAKDGGEIEFRSPKGLLRNESEGRRRVAVVHQELALLPHLTVVENIALPHYNRGIGLFDRNVGMKHAHAALSMIDRNFADKALHRLVGSLSLHEGQMVEIARALASGAELILLDEPTANLTALETERLFVVLRRLTAENGLSVVFVSHRMKELRQIATCCSIIRDGRTVVDRQPMSALSDAEIVENMGQITHVPTAAERPAVLPRRRAEIGDAIVLRTDGLEVVLEPGVILGLAGAPAGPQALVAALVGASRSKNWTVTHADWPQRFATPHKAAVSGAGFVTGDRAHKGVLHSLPIVDNVLASRRIVRGSLLAGGREKRECLDLLQTLKVKASSLWALPGTLSGGTQQKLLLARWMSLPSRLLVLEEPTRGVDIGTKKEIYQLIRHMAASGTVIVWWSTENAELLEVCDRVLAFDTEGRCAGMIDRQDLTEDRLAELTGMAA is encoded by the coding sequence TTGGAGACCAACGAGATCATCCTCGCGGCACGCGGCCTTACGAAGACCTACGGCGCGACATCCGTCCTGAAGGGCGTCGACTTTTCCGTTCGCAGAGGGGAGATACATGCGCTGCTCGGCGGCAACGGGGCGGGCAAGTCGACGCTGATCCGAATCATCACCGGTACGGCAGCGAAGGATGGCGGCGAGATCGAGTTTCGCAGCCCGAAAGGCCTCTTGCGGAACGAAAGCGAAGGTCGCCGTAGGGTCGCCGTCGTCCATCAGGAACTCGCGCTCCTGCCGCACTTGACCGTCGTCGAAAACATCGCTTTGCCGCACTACAACCGCGGCATCGGTCTTTTTGATCGCAATGTTGGGATGAAGCATGCGCACGCGGCCCTGTCGATGATCGACAGGAATTTCGCCGACAAGGCGCTCCATCGATTGGTCGGCAGCCTCAGCCTGCATGAGGGCCAGATGGTGGAGATCGCTCGGGCTCTCGCCTCTGGCGCTGAGCTTATCCTGCTCGACGAGCCGACTGCGAACCTCACCGCACTGGAAACCGAGCGGCTCTTCGTTGTGCTGCGGCGATTGACAGCGGAAAATGGTCTTTCCGTTGTCTTTGTCTCCCACAGGATGAAAGAGCTGAGGCAGATCGCGACCTGCTGCAGCATCATTCGCGATGGCCGTACCGTGGTTGACCGGCAACCGATGTCTGCACTGAGCGATGCGGAGATCGTAGAGAACATGGGCCAGATCACGCATGTGCCTACCGCCGCCGAGCGGCCGGCGGTGCTTCCGCGGCGGAGGGCTGAGATCGGTGACGCTATCGTCCTTCGGACGGACGGGCTGGAGGTGGTCCTTGAGCCAGGCGTGATCCTCGGTCTTGCCGGCGCGCCAGCCGGACCTCAGGCGCTTGTAGCGGCGCTCGTCGGCGCATCGCGCTCCAAGAACTGGACTGTCACGCACGCTGATTGGCCGCAGCGTTTCGCCACCCCGCACAAGGCTGCAGTAAGCGGCGCAGGTTTTGTCACTGGCGATCGCGCACACAAGGGCGTTCTGCACAGCCTGCCGATTGTCGACAATGTTCTTGCGTCGCGCAGGATCGTGCGCGGTAGCCTCCTAGCCGGAGGGCGGGAGAAGCGGGAGTGTCTCGACCTCCTGCAGACTCTGAAGGTCAAGGCCTCCTCGCTCTGGGCGCTTCCCGGCACGTTGAGCGGCGGCACGCAGCAGAAGCTGCTCCTGGCACGTTGGATGAGCCTTCCCTCCCGTCTCCTTGTGCTGGAGGAGCCGACCCGAGGCGTCGATATCGGTACGAAAAAGGAAATCTACCAGCTTATCCGCCACATGGCGGCGAGTGGCACCGTCATCGTCTGGTGGTCAACCGAAAACGCGGAGCTGCTCGAGGTGTGCGACCGGGTCCTTGCCTTCGACACCGAAGGCCGGTGCGCCGGAATGATCGACCGGCAGGACCTGACGGAAGACAGGCTTGCGGAACTCACAGGAATGGCGGCATGA
- a CDS encoding ABC transporter permease has translation MTETPVSSTARRSAPDPAPGGDPAIRYREGLLSTYRTEIAIAIAIVLLTLAVGSQVPQALSWGNFANITQAGAPLIIMSLGVLLVVITGGIDLSVGSVFSLTGMVAAQAMAQGFGGVEASLIGLGVGFTFGSINGFLVTIVGLAPFVVTLITFAVAGSLAFIVTNGRSMPIGDPDFWLLNSGSFIPGVPNYILFCVVLMVVIELFLKKFVAGRWFYAVGSSATAAFLLGIPVKRTTFFAYVASSLLASFSGLLTISYILNAESTAGSSLMLQAIAAVVIGGASLLGGTGTAIGAVLGALMITVIQNGVNLIGINSFWQGSVTGLAILIAVLIDRFSKSRRGAG, from the coding sequence ATGACGGAAACACCTGTATCCTCCACTGCGCGGCGGAGCGCGCCGGACCCTGCGCCGGGAGGCGACCCCGCGATCCGATATCGCGAGGGTCTGCTTTCGACCTACCGAACGGAGATCGCCATTGCGATCGCGATCGTCCTGCTGACGCTCGCCGTCGGCTCCCAGGTCCCGCAGGCGCTGAGCTGGGGAAATTTCGCCAACATCACCCAGGCCGGCGCACCGCTTATCATCATGTCACTGGGCGTGCTTCTCGTCGTCATCACGGGTGGAATCGACCTTTCGGTCGGCTCGGTCTTCTCCCTGACCGGAATGGTCGCCGCACAAGCTATGGCCCAGGGCTTCGGCGGCGTCGAAGCGAGCCTGATCGGCCTTGGCGTCGGCTTCACGTTCGGGTCGATCAACGGCTTTCTAGTCACTATCGTCGGCCTTGCACCTTTCGTAGTGACACTGATCACGTTCGCTGTCGCCGGCTCGCTGGCATTCATCGTCACCAACGGCCGATCCATGCCGATTGGGGATCCGGACTTCTGGCTGCTCAACAGCGGCAGCTTCATCCCCGGAGTACCCAATTACATCCTGTTCTGCGTCGTCCTGATGGTGGTGATCGAGCTCTTCCTAAAGAAGTTCGTAGCCGGACGGTGGTTCTACGCAGTCGGCAGCAGCGCCACCGCTGCATTCCTGCTCGGTATTCCCGTTAAGCGGACGACGTTCTTCGCCTATGTCGCATCGTCGCTCCTGGCGTCGTTCTCCGGGCTCCTTACAATTTCGTACATCCTCAACGCCGAATCGACTGCCGGATCCAGTCTCATGCTGCAGGCCATCGCCGCTGTCGTCATTGGCGGAGCGAGTCTGCTCGGCGGCACGGGAACCGCGATCGGCGCAGTGCTCGGGGCGTTGATGATCACGGTCATCCAGAACGGAGTCAACCTGATCGGCATCAACAGCTTCTGGCAGGGATCCGTCACCGGTCTCGCCATTCTCATCGCGGTTCTCATCGACCGCTTCAGCAAATCCCGGCGGGGAGCCGGTTAA
- a CDS encoding substrate-binding domain-containing protein, producing MRGTLTITLVAITATALAATFNTASAQEKKTVAYLAPSLDISYWQWVGYGVKQKAAELGMDYVEYTSENSPAKQMDNARTAITKGVDAIVIGPVSSTSTPPLLAYLKSQGIPIAFAGIGPQTGQTDYTSAVTANNLETGRAQGSFVCSLAKERGGNKVGMLSLPQDRENAQKYLRGAQDAFDVDGCELVQVLETRGLTVNEAVTQANDMLTAHPDIKAIYGMYDEAGTGAAKVVETRGLKGKVGIAVADGSPTTIGLLKANAIQGIFFQEAVGQGIDGTQQVYNELTGAPVTKDLALVMPLVTADKVDTPEAKAVIARVFPPSN from the coding sequence ATGCGTGGAACACTGACCATCACCCTTGTAGCCATTACGGCCACAGCACTGGCGGCGACATTCAACACGGCTTCGGCACAGGAGAAGAAGACTGTAGCGTATCTTGCCCCGTCGCTCGACATTTCCTATTGGCAGTGGGTTGGCTATGGCGTGAAGCAGAAGGCGGCCGAACTCGGCATGGACTACGTCGAGTATACTTCGGAGAATTCACCTGCCAAGCAGATGGACAACGCCCGGACAGCCATCACCAAGGGCGTCGATGCGATCGTGATCGGACCCGTGAGCTCGACCAGCACGCCGCCCTTGCTTGCTTACCTGAAGTCTCAGGGCATCCCGATCGCGTTCGCAGGTATCGGTCCCCAGACCGGTCAGACCGACTATACGTCCGCCGTCACCGCCAATAATCTCGAGACCGGCAGGGCCCAGGGAAGCTTCGTCTGCTCGCTTGCCAAGGAGCGGGGCGGAAACAAGGTTGGCATGCTGTCCCTTCCTCAGGATCGCGAGAATGCACAGAAGTATCTGAGGGGCGCTCAAGATGCGTTCGACGTGGATGGGTGCGAACTCGTCCAAGTTCTGGAAACGCGCGGACTGACCGTGAACGAGGCCGTCACGCAGGCGAACGATATGTTGACGGCGCATCCCGATATCAAGGCGATCTACGGCATGTACGACGAGGCCGGCACCGGCGCAGCCAAGGTCGTGGAAACCCGCGGGCTGAAGGGTAAGGTCGGCATCGCGGTCGCGGACGGCAGTCCGACGACCATCGGGCTCCTGAAAGCCAACGCCATCCAAGGCATCTTTTTCCAGGAGGCTGTCGGACAGGGTATCGACGGAACGCAACAGGTGTACAACGAGCTGACCGGTGCGCCGGTGACTAAGGACCTGGCGCTCGTCATGCCGCTCGTGACGGCCGACAAGGTGGATACGCCGGAGGCAAAGGCAGTAATCGCACGCGTCTTTCCGCCCAGCAACTGA
- a CDS encoding amidohydrolase encodes MDDFPIIDPHFHLWDLETNYYPWLSDGVKPSAFGDYTAINKTYLIEDYLADACNQNIVKAVHLDVGYDPSDPVGETRWLQGVADRHGFPHGIVGYADLRRPDIGDVLDAHMEAANFRGIRQSMNYHTDSAKTYLSAPEVSRTFEWRRGFRELARRRLTFDLQLYYWQMDEFLELARYFPNVQIILNHTGMQVDGPSHFEGWREAMKTLAQAPNVACKISGLGMGDWNWTIDTIRPYVEEAIAAFGVDRAMFASNFPVDKLFSSYDAIWNAFKEITAGFSQHERAALFHDNALRYYRL; translated from the coding sequence ATGGATGACTTTCCCATCATCGATCCACATTTCCACCTGTGGGATCTGGAGACGAACTATTACCCCTGGCTTTCGGACGGCGTGAAGCCCTCTGCGTTCGGCGACTACACCGCCATCAACAAGACGTACCTCATCGAAGATTACCTGGCGGATGCCTGCAACCAGAATATAGTGAAGGCAGTCCATCTCGACGTCGGCTATGACCCAAGTGATCCCGTCGGGGAAACCCGCTGGCTGCAGGGCGTCGCCGATCGTCACGGGTTCCCGCACGGAATTGTGGGATACGCGGACCTCCGCCGTCCCGATATCGGAGACGTTCTCGACGCGCATATGGAGGCAGCCAACTTCCGCGGCATCAGGCAGTCGATGAACTATCACACCGACAGCGCCAAGACATATCTGAGCGCACCGGAAGTCAGCCGGACCTTCGAATGGCGTCGCGGGTTCAGGGAACTGGCGCGACGACGTTTGACCTTCGATTTGCAGCTCTACTATTGGCAGATGGACGAGTTCCTCGAGCTCGCGCGCTATTTTCCCAACGTGCAGATTATCCTCAACCATACCGGCATGCAGGTGGACGGCCCGTCTCATTTTGAAGGCTGGCGCGAGGCGATGAAGACGCTGGCACAAGCGCCGAACGTGGCGTGCAAGATCTCCGGTCTCGGTATGGGCGACTGGAACTGGACCATCGACACCATCCGCCCCTATGTGGAGGAAGCGATCGCGGCTTTCGGGGTCGATCGGGCGATGTTCGCCTCCAACTTTCCGGTCGACAAGCTCTTTTCGAGCTATGATGCGATCTGGAACGCCTTCAAGGAGATCACGGCCGGATTTTCGCAGCATGAGCGGGCGGCGCTCTTCCACGACAACGCATTACGCTACTATCGTCTCTAG
- a CDS encoding LacI family DNA-binding transcriptional regulator, producing MKRATVSDVAKDAGVSVATVDRVLNGRLPVREETAKKVYASAEKLGFHGLKIIRQRMLADMPSYRFGVILRKERQSFYQAFTAELQLAAAAVKDRQLYLSITYANSGEPSELSDLLIGMAGKVSAVAVTGPDHHDVTAAVSAIRAKGVPTFALLTDLAQGVREAYLGLNNMKVGRSAAWMIAGLSKKPGKVALFIGGHRFHGHSLRETGFRAYMREFAPEFQVLDAHINLETRRLTYELLMDTLSHHGDLVGVYCMGGGMEGAIQALRESGRASEITCLVNELTPESRQALQDHDIAGVFQTPLPELCRDLINTMVHTVENGMAESPGQRFFPASLWVPESV from the coding sequence ATGAAACGGGCTACAGTTTCCGATGTTGCGAAGGATGCGGGTGTAAGCGTCGCAACGGTTGACCGCGTGCTGAACGGACGGCTGCCCGTTCGCGAGGAGACCGCCAAGAAGGTCTACGCTTCAGCAGAGAAGCTCGGTTTTCACGGCCTCAAGATCATTCGTCAGCGGATGTTGGCGGACATGCCGTCATATCGCTTCGGAGTCATCCTGCGAAAGGAGCGTCAGTCCTTCTACCAGGCTTTCACCGCGGAGCTGCAACTGGCCGCGGCGGCGGTCAAAGACCGTCAGCTCTACTTGTCCATCACCTATGCGAATTCCGGTGAGCCGTCGGAGCTTTCGGATCTACTGATCGGTATGGCCGGCAAAGTGTCGGCTGTCGCGGTCACGGGACCTGATCATCACGATGTCACGGCGGCGGTATCCGCTATCCGGGCGAAGGGCGTCCCGACCTTCGCACTCCTCACTGATCTTGCTCAGGGAGTGCGGGAGGCCTACCTCGGGCTCAACAACATGAAGGTGGGGCGCAGTGCTGCATGGATGATCGCCGGCTTGTCGAAGAAGCCGGGGAAAGTGGCGCTCTTCATCGGCGGTCACCGCTTCCACGGACATTCTCTCAGGGAAACTGGCTTCCGGGCGTATATGCGTGAATTCGCGCCTGAGTTCCAGGTCCTTGACGCTCATATCAACTTGGAGACACGACGACTGACCTATGAGCTGTTGATGGACACTCTGTCACATCATGGCGATCTCGTCGGCGTGTACTGCATGGGAGGCGGAATGGAGGGGGCGATCCAAGCTCTGCGGGAAAGCGGGCGTGCCAGCGAAATCACATGCCTCGTGAACGAACTTACACCAGAGTCGCGCCAGGCGCTGCAGGACCACGACATCGCCGGAGTTTTCCAGACGCCGCTTCCCGAGCTTTGCCGCGACCTGATCAACACGATGGTCCATACGGTGGAGAACGGCATGGCCGAAAGTCCGGGGCAGCGCTTCTTTCCGGCTAGCCTCTGGGTGCCTGAAAGCGTCTGA
- a CDS encoding sugar ABC transporter substrate-binding protein codes for MVALATTLSASVASVASAETVGVSMALFDDNFLTVLRNGMQDHASQAGNVTLQVEDAQNDVGKQLSQVQNFVAAGVDAIVVNPVDTDATVAISQAAAAAGIPLVYVNRQPVNVDELPEKQAFVASDEKQSGTLQTNEVCRLLKAAGKTEANIVVMMGELSNQAARVRTQDIKDVIATPDCSFIKIVEEQTANWSRTQGADLMTNWLSAGIQFDAVIANNDEMAIGAIQSLKGSGRAMDDVIVAGIDATQDALAAVAAGDLDVTVFQNAAGQGSGAVDAALKLARGEPVEKKVYVPFELVTPANLKNYQAKN; via the coding sequence ATGGTCGCGTTGGCGACGACGCTAAGCGCATCGGTGGCATCAGTCGCTTCGGCGGAAACCGTCGGCGTGTCAATGGCACTTTTCGACGACAATTTCCTTACGGTCCTTCGCAACGGCATGCAGGACCACGCCAGCCAGGCGGGCAACGTGACGCTACAGGTGGAGGATGCTCAGAACGACGTCGGTAAGCAGTTAAGCCAGGTCCAGAATTTCGTAGCGGCCGGTGTCGATGCGATCGTTGTCAACCCGGTCGATACGGACGCTACGGTCGCGATCTCACAGGCCGCTGCCGCTGCAGGCATTCCGCTGGTTTACGTCAATCGCCAGCCGGTCAACGTGGACGAGCTTCCCGAGAAACAGGCCTTCGTCGCATCCGACGAGAAGCAATCCGGCACTCTCCAGACTAACGAGGTCTGCCGCCTGCTGAAGGCCGCCGGCAAGACCGAAGCGAATATCGTTGTCATGATGGGCGAGCTGTCGAACCAGGCCGCTCGTGTGCGCACCCAGGACATCAAGGACGTCATCGCCACTCCCGACTGCAGCTTCATCAAGATCGTCGAAGAGCAGACCGCCAACTGGTCGCGTACTCAGGGCGCGGACCTGATGACAAACTGGCTGTCGGCGGGCATCCAGTTCGACGCGGTGATTGCCAACAACGACGAGATGGCGATCGGTGCCATCCAGTCGCTCAAGGGCTCCGGTCGCGCGATGGACGACGTCATCGTGGCAGGGATCGACGCGACGCAGGACGCCCTTGCTGCCGTCGCCGCAGGTGACCTCGACGTAACCGTCTTCCAGAACGCAGCCGGGCAGGGCAGTGGCGCAGTGGATGCGGCGTTGAAGCTCGCCCGCGGCGAGCCGGTCGAGAAGAAGGTCTATGTCCCCTTCGAGCTGGTCACGCCCGCGAACCTGAAGAACTACCAGGCGAAAAACTGA
- a CDS encoding sugar ABC transporter ATP-binding protein, translated as MVSSTTAKAIQDVLEATKRDGILAIEGIRKEFPGVVALDNVQLRIRPGTVHALMGENGAGKSTLMKIIAGVYQPDAGEIRLRGEPVTLKSPLDALEQGIAMIHQELALMNWMTVAENIWIRREPKNRFGLIDHAKMAEMTEALFARLNIVLDPRAQVSELTVAQKQMVEIARAVSYESSVLIMDEPTSALTEREVERLFAIIRDLRSRGIGIVYITHKMNELFEIADEFTVFRDGKYVGSHLSKDVTRDDIIRMMVGRDITDMFPKIDCPIGDVILEVRNLTIPGVFHDISFALRRGEILGLAGLVGSKRSNVAEAIFGVTPATSGEIFVDGKPVTIDSPSAAMAQGFAFLTEDRKETGCFLTLNCLENIQSALITRSHVKAGFVEQGEVTRLAADMAAKLRVKTPDLFETVENLSGGNQQKLLIARWLLTKPRILILDEPTRGIDVGAKSEIHRLITGLAAEGVAVLMISSELPEVLGMSDRIVVMHEGHVSGVLNRAEANQVKVMDLAAR; from the coding sequence ATGGTGAGTTCAACGACAGCGAAAGCGATCCAGGACGTTCTGGAAGCTACGAAGCGGGATGGCATTCTTGCGATCGAGGGCATCCGGAAGGAATTCCCCGGTGTTGTCGCGCTCGACAACGTGCAGCTCCGTATCCGACCCGGCACGGTTCACGCGCTGATGGGCGAGAACGGAGCCGGCAAGTCGACGCTGATGAAGATCATTGCCGGCGTCTATCAACCCGATGCCGGCGAGATCCGCCTGCGCGGCGAGCCGGTGACGCTGAAATCGCCGCTCGACGCGCTCGAACAGGGCATCGCCATGATCCATCAGGAACTTGCCCTGATGAACTGGATGACGGTGGCGGAGAACATCTGGATCCGCCGCGAGCCGAAGAACCGCTTCGGCCTGATCGACCACGCCAAGATGGCGGAGATGACCGAGGCGCTGTTCGCCCGGCTCAATATCGTGCTCGACCCGCGGGCACAGGTGTCGGAACTCACCGTCGCGCAGAAGCAGATGGTCGAGATCGCCCGCGCCGTCAGCTACGAATCCTCCGTGCTGATCATGGACGAGCCGACCTCGGCGCTGACCGAGCGCGAGGTGGAGCGCCTGTTCGCCATCATCCGCGACCTTCGCTCGCGCGGCATCGGCATCGTCTACATCACCCACAAGATGAACGAGCTCTTCGAGATCGCCGACGAGTTCACCGTGTTCCGCGACGGCAAGTATGTCGGCTCGCATCTCTCCAAGGACGTGACCCGCGACGACATCATCCGCATGATGGTCGGCCGCGACATCACCGACATGTTCCCGAAGATCGATTGTCCGATCGGAGACGTGATCCTGGAGGTCAGGAACCTCACCATTCCCGGTGTCTTCCACGACATCTCGTTCGCGCTCCGCCGCGGCGAGATCCTCGGGCTGGCCGGGCTTGTGGGTTCCAAGCGCTCCAACGTTGCCGAGGCGATCTTCGGCGTGACGCCGGCAACCTCCGGCGAGATCTTCGTCGACGGCAAGCCGGTGACGATCGACAGCCCTAGTGCCGCTATGGCGCAGGGCTTCGCGTTCCTGACCGAAGACCGCAAGGAAACAGGCTGTTTCCTCACGCTCAACTGCCTGGAGAACATTCAGTCCGCGCTCATCACACGTTCGCATGTCAAGGCGGGTTTCGTCGAACAGGGCGAGGTAACCCGCCTCGCCGCGGACATGGCGGCCAAGCTCCGGGTGAAGACGCCGGACCTCTTCGAGACAGTCGAAAACCTGTCTGGCGGAAACCAGCAGAAGCTGTTGATCGCGCGCTGGCTGTTGACCAAGCCGCGCATCCTGATCCTCGACGAGCCGACACGCGGCATCGATGTCGGTGCCAAATCCGAGATCCACCGCCTGATCACCGGCTTGGCAGCCGAAGGCGTTGCCGTGCTCATGATCTCATCGGAATTGCCCGAAGTTCTCGGAATGAGCGACCGCATCGTCGTCATGCACGAGGGCCATGTCTCCGGCGTGCTCAATCGCGCCGAAGCCAATCAAGTCAAGGTCATGGACCTTGCCGCGCGCTGA